Below is a window of Candidatus Zixiibacteriota bacterium DNA.
TGCCCGAACGATTGTCATCCGTTAGGGCATCCGCAAATGCTTTTGGTCTAAGGGTGGCTATTTGAGGACCGGGACCGACAGGAGAGACTTTCAAAATCGCCTTGCCGCCGTAAGTCGGGCGAGCGGCTAAAATGTTGTCGCCATCCCATTCTAGTCCGGTTATATCAGGCGCCATGCCTGAATTTAAAAGCGCCGCTAAGCGGGGGAATAGCTCCTTGCCGAAAAAACTTGCCCCGCCGAGAATAACTTTCGGGGATTCTTTAGCCGCAATTTCTGCTAAAATTTTAGCATAGCTTTCATCAACAAAGTTCTCCACCTCCGGGGAATCACATACATAAACTACATCCCCGCCAAGTTTAATTAGAGTATCCGATAAATTTCCCACATTATTGCCGATAACCGCAACAGCTACGTTTAAGCCTTTTTCATCAGCCATTTTGCGAGCTGTGCCAATAACCTGTTTTGCAACCGGCGCAATTTTAGTTCCTTTTAGTTCAGCAATCGCCAGAATACCGCCTGCCATTAGGACTCCTTTCTAAGCTGACTTAGTATTTCAAAATACACATCATCAAAATTCATCATAGCCTGCCTGGCCGTTTTGGCCACAGACTCATATTCGGGGAAATATAATGCTTTACCTTCATAATTTGCAAGCTTTACCGATATTTCGCCATACTTTGTGCTTATAGTTTTTTTCTCGCGGGGAAGTTTCCATCTCTGAACTCGCTTGCGTCTTAACCCAAGAGTAGCCCCGGAGGAAAATATTATCCCGGCTAATTTTTTCTCATCCTCGATACAGCATAAAACCGAAAGCATCTGTCCGGGACGGTTTTTCTTCATCTGAATAGGCGTAATGAAAACATCCAGCGCCTTTGCGGCAAATAGATTATTCATTAAATAACCTATTTGCTCAGGCGGAGTCCGGTCGAGATTAGTCTCTATAAGGGCAATTTCGTCGCCTTCCAGCTCAGCCTGCGATTCACCTATGAATAATCTCAAGAAATTAGGCAGAGCTTTATGGTCTTTCGTGCCTGCGCCATATCCGATAGCTTGAGGCATAAATTGACCGGGCTTAGCAAACGTACACAGAGTGGTGAGCAAAACAGCTCCGGTCGGGGTTGTAATTTCACCCGAAATATCAACCTGAACAACCGGATAGCCGACTATCAATTCACTGACAGCGGGCGCCGGTACCGGCATTGTTCCGTGCTGAGTGTTTACGATGCCATGACCTACCGTTAAAGGCGAGCAATATGCTTTTTCTATGCCAAGCAAATCAAGCCCGATAACCGCGCCGCAGACATCGATGATAGCATCGACCATACCCACCTCATGAAAATGGACATTATCGACTGTTTCGCCATGCGCTTTCGCCTCTACCTTAGCCAGCTTGCGGAATATCTCAACAGCTTGCATTTTGATTTTTTCTTTTAAGCTGGAATCGTTAATAATATTTTCGATATCTTTCAAGCGGCGATGTGAATGAGTTTCCTCAATCTCGACAATGAACCGAGTTGCGGCTATATGATGTCTTGAGGTTGTTTCTTTTCGCAGATTATAACCATCAAGGGGAAGCTTGGCCAGTTCTAATTTCAACCGTTCGAAATCGAGGCCGCAGTTAAGCATCGAGGCGATAATCATATCGCCCGCCGCTCCGCATATTGTATCAAAGTAAGCTATTTTCATAAAATACCCTTTGTTTTATCCTGTATTGTCAGTTGTTTATATTATCCGTAGGGGTTTATTGAATAAGCTCTTCTGATTGTTGACAAAGCAACAAACCACTCTTATTACCAAGCGCTGTTTGGCAACAATAGGACGTATCCGCCTCAGGCAGACGCCCCTACGCGTTACGATTCTATAAAATTAAACAGTTTTAAAAATTGCCATTCTCATCCTTTTGTCAACAGCCTTATGGGTTTATTGCATAAGCCCTCAACTCAAATTCACTTCTTCTTTTTAATAATCAAATTAGCTGCGCACGCCGCGCCAAAGCCATTGTCGATATTTACCACAACTACGCCCGGTACGCATGAATTAAGCATTCCAAGCAATGCCGATATGCCGTTAAACGATGCCCCGTAACCAATCGATGTGGGCACAGCGATTACCGGCACATCAGTTAAACCGCCGACTACCGAGGCTAAAGCGCCCTCCATTCCGGCAACAACAATAATAACGCTTGCTTTTTCTAATGATGCCTTATGCGCAAGCAAACGGTGAATACCGGCGACTCCTACATCGAAAATCCTTGTTACTTTATTTCCCATTACTTCAGCGGTTATAGCCGCTTCCTCAGCCACCGGTATATCGGAAGTTCCGGCGGAGATTACAAGGATAATATCATCCGAAACAGTTTTTTTCTTTCGGGTTGGAATATGAATAATACGGGCATCGGGATTATATATTGCCGATTTATATTTATCTTTAACCATCTTATATATTTTTAGGTCGGTGCGCGTAATTAAAACATCAATGCCGGTTTTTTTCATGCCCTTAACAAGCTTGATAATCTGAACAGCAGTCTTCCCCGGTGCAAATATCACCTCCGGCATGCCGGTGCGCAGGGTGCGATGATGGTCTATATTGGCAAAACCGAGATTTTCAAACGGCAGGTATTTTAATTTTCCCAGAGCTTCATCTAAGGATATTTTGCCAGTTTTCACATCATGCAGAATCTGTTTTATAATCTGTGGGTTCATAATCCTTATCTTTTAAATAATTTTTATAGCTTTCCAACAGGTTTATAACATCTTTTTCGGATGGCAGCAAGACAAGTTTTGACCTTAACCTCGATGCCTGCGGAAGCCCTTTAATATACCAGCTTAGTTTGCTTCTCATGCGGATTAATCCATGCCATGTTCCATATTCCCGAACCGACAGACGCAGATGTTCAAGGGCGACGGCTATTCGAGTATCGACATCAGGTTCAGGAAGAAGCTCGCCGGTTTGAATATAATGTTTTGCTCTTTTAAATATCCAGGGATTGCCAAACGAAGCCCGGCAAATCATGACAGCATCACAGCCGGTCTGGTCGAGCATTAGCTTCGCCTTTTCGGGGCTGTCTATATCTCCGGAACCGATAACAGGTATAGCAACGGCTTCTTTCACCTGTTGGATATATGCCCAATTGGCTGTTCCCGCAAATCTCTGTTTTACAGTGCGCGGGTGAAGGCAGACTGCGGCTATGCCATTAGCCTCTGCTATTTTAGCAGTCTCAATTGCGGCTATATTTTTGTCATCCCAGCCCGAGCGGTATTTAATAGTTACCGGCAAATCGACAGCTGTTACAACACTTTTAATTATTTGCTCGAGTTTTGGTAAATTCATAAGCAAAGAAGCGCCGCCATTTTTTGACACAACTTTGCGAGCCGGACAGCCAAAATTCAGGTCGATGAAATCGGGGTTAAAATCAGCGGCAAGGCGGGCGGCTTCAGCCATATGGTCGGGATTGGAGCCAAAGAGCTGAATTCCTATTGGCCTTTCGGTCTCGTCGAAATTCATTAACGCCTTGGTTTTCTTGCCATTACGGATTAATCCTTCGGTGGATACCATTTCCGTTACACAGACATCCGCACCCCATTTTCGGGCAATCCTGCGAGTGATTGAATCTGTAACACCCGCCGCCGGAGCCAGCATAACCTGTTTATATATCTTAAAGTTTAGCCGCATGTTACCGAAAATAAAAGTAAATAGCTGGCAACGCAAGCTAAATTAAACCATTAATCGTTTAGCAAGGATAATTAAGTTATTGTGAGAAAAAAAACAATAATATTTCCCTGTAATTTATTAATTAAGGGGGAGTTATGCCCGAGATAATCGTCAAATTTCAAGACAAAATTATTGAAAAATTTATTACCGAAAAAAGGAGAGTAACGGTTGGTCGAACCCCGGATAATGATATTGCGCTCGACAATAGAGGGGTTTCGCGCCGTCATGCGATAATTGAGTTTAGCGATAAACAGGCGATTATTATGGATAATGAATCGCTGAACGGCACTTTTGTTAATTCGCGTAAAATCACTGAGGAAGTTCTTAAGGACAATGATACCATAACCATCGGTAAATACAGCCTGATTTACAATCATGAAACAAGTAAAGATGACAATGTATTTGGCATGGATGGCACTATGGTTTTAAAAACCAAACACCAAAAAGAACTTCTTGAGAAAGATAAATTAGCAAAACAGTTGACAAGTGATGCAGGCTGCTCTATTCTTATGGGAGAGCATGGAACCGAACATGATAAGTATCCCTTATCGCCTGCCATAGTAACAATTGGCAGTTCCAAGCTCGCTAACATTAAAGCCAAAGGCTGGTTCGTTTCCGGTGTTCAGGCCAAGGTTGTTCAGGATGGAACAGATTATTGGGTGGTGAACTTGGGAAGAAAAGGAAAAACTCTTGTTAATGGCGAGATTGTGGATCGTTATATGTTAAAAAACGATGATCTTGTCCAAATAGGCAAAACTTTGTTCCGTTTTATAGAGAATAGAGATTAATGAGACTTGCGTTTTTTTCAGATGTTCATGCCAATTTAGCAGCTTTAAATGCTGTAATTCTCGATTTTCGCGCCGAGAAAATCGATAGGATATTCTTCTTAGGCGATGCGGTCGGTTATGGTCCCAATCCCAATGAGTGCGTCGAGCTTATTGATGAAATAGCAGAAATAAAGCTGATGGGCAACCATGATTATGCTGCCTTAGGCCTGATGAAAACCGATTATTTTAATCAATATGCCGCAGAATCGATGAGTTGGACAAAGGATTCAATAAGCCAGAAAGCTATTGAAATACTTAGTGATTTCGAGATTACCAGCGAGGTCGATAATTTCATGCTTGTTCACGCCTCGCCAAAAGAACCGGACCAATGGCATTATATTCTTGATATGGATGATGTTGTTGAAAACTTTGAGTATTTCAAAAATCAAATATGCCTTATCGGACATACTCATCGACCATATATTGTTACTCGAGATGAGGAGGGGAGCTGCAGTATTTCACAGAAAGAACAAGAAAATATATGTGATAACAAGCGATATCTAATTAATATCGGTTCGGTCGGTCAGCCTCGCGATAGCGACCCTAGAAGCTGTTATTTAATATGCGATACAGAAAAAAAAATAGTGAGGCTTAAAAGAATCGCTTACAATTTAAACGAAACGCAAAAGCAAATGTCCAAAGCGGGCTTGCCGGAATATCTAATTGAAAGACTTGCCGTTGGACGCTAATATTGGAACTTGAGAAACCATGAAATATCGTTTAATTATTTTTATTGGGGTGTTAGTAGTGATGATTTTGGCGGCAGGCTTACTTTTTTCAAATGATGAAAAAACAGCAACTGCCTCAAAAAACAGCAGCATAAGCTATCAAACCGAATAATTAATAGCAAGCGGCTGACTCCCGCGCAAGCATATACCCCCTCAGCGGAAGTATCCCGATTAATTTTTTATTGCCATAGTCAAGAAATAATCCATTCGGAACACTCCCGCATTTTATTAAGACTATTTCAAAAGAACCATCTGTTTTGTTGCGCTTTTTCCTCCTGTACGGATTTTATAGTAATATATGCCGGAAGCAGCGCCATCGGCATTCCAGATTGCCTCATAACAGCCTGCTGGCTGAGATTCATCGACCAAAGTTTCGACATGCCTGCCGAAGATGTCATAGATGGCAAGCTGCACTTGCGACGGTTTTAGCAAACTGTAATTGATTACTGTTCGCGAGTTGAATGGATTGGGATAGTTCTGGCTGAGACTGAAATTCATCGGATGGTTATCGTCTTCGTCTATGCCCGGAATATACGGTTTTAAGCATGTTAGATACATTACCGGGTTTTCAGTTGGAGTTCCCTCTGTTTGGGGGATTCCGCCGGCATCTTTATCGTTTATATACAGGATATGCAGAGAATCATCGACAACATCGGCTAACGTTGACCAGTGGTCGCTGTCGCATTCGCCAGGGATACAACCGTTCGATGGTGAGTTAGTTAGATTTTGTGGTCCATACCAAGCGCCATTATATTTATAGACCAAATATATCTCGCCATTAGCGAAACCGCCGGCAGAAACATCGGAAGTATCGAAATAGGTGAATGTGCAAAACAGGCTGTCGCTTCCGCTAACGCCAAGATTCATCTTGCTTATAGGACGGTTAAAAACGCCTTCGATGTTTTCTATCGTCCATAATGAATCCGGATGGTGCATGATTTCTTCGATTTCACCTGATTCCTCATCCCAATGCTTAAGATTGGTGCGAAAATAAACATAGTTAAGCGAACACCCCTGGTCTGTCCAGACTATATGGATATTGTCATTGTAGTCGAAGATGATATCAAGATCGGTATAAGCAAACAATGAATCATCGTCATCGGCATAGTTGGTGATATTATTTCTGCCGTAACGAAAATTCCATAAGGTGCCATCATCAGAAACAACATAGTAAATATCATTGCGCCACTGGGTTGTAGTATCAGTAGTTCTTGAATAGGCTAATGCCACTCTATCGGAAACAGGTGAAGCGTCAATAACGCTGCTGGTAACCATAACAGTATCGACAAACTGCAGTGTTCCCCAGCTTGTGCCGTCATCGGTTGAATTGCAGTACGCCATTCGCGAAAGACGGCGGTCGGTATATTCTGTCATAACAACATGAATATTATCGCTGCGGTCAACGCACACATAAGGCCAATAACACCTGCCGGGGCTGTCCTGAGTTTGCGGGAACAGTTCATCCGGCGGGTTATAGTGTTCGAAGAGTCCCATTCCGGGCATTTGATTATCGACAGATACGGTAACATAAGTCGGAGCGGTTCCGCCTGAGGAATGGTATGTAAAACAACCGCGGCTGTTGTAGATAATATCCAAATTAGTGTAGCCAGCGCCGGCATCACAGTTAACCTGTCCATCGATAGCATTCGGATTCAGGTTGCCGTCAGCATCCATCCAATTGTGATAAACATGGCGGGGCAAATTCGGCCAATCAGACATATACATCCAGTTAAAATACTTGGAGCCATCACTGCAAATAGCCACACGATTGCCGGTTGAGCCATTCGTCTGATAATCGTAATAAGTTGTGCCAACAATAATGCCCGGAGAATCAAGAATCGCTCCGGGTTGATATGGTACAGCATTGCCATCCGGAAGCGGTTCCTGACCGGTTAGGGCTTTAATGCTTTTCATAGGCGCAATATTTGAAAACTCGGCTGCAAAACAGCTGCCGCATATAAATACTGCTATTATCAGCGCCGCTAAAATAACTTTCATAATTCCCTCCTTTTGAAGGTGATAATTGTTTTACGTTTAACCCTCTGTAAAACGCTTTAATTTCAGCTAATCCCTTAGTTGGGTCTCTAATTCATTATGAATTAGAGACCCGGAATATCCCCCTTTTTTATACTCCCTATAAACATGACCTGTAAAAATATGCTGTTTTTCCTCAAGCTTAACACAATACCCCCTTATGCAATTTTTAATTGCTGTTTTAAAAACCGCTAATGTTTTTGCTTATTAGCAATTTCATTTTCTCCCTTTATGGTTATTATTACTGTATCCAATAAAGCTTAAAAATTAACAGTTGATATGCAAATCAATAGAACATTTTAATGAAATGTTTTGCTATCCGAATAAAAAATCTTATAAAAGTGCGGCCTGATTTACCATATAGAATCAATTGCTCGCTTTATGGCTTTATATATTTCTCTTACCGTATAAAGATTCCCCATAACCGGGTCATTTATTATAACCGTCCCTTTATAAGATAAAGCGCCCGTATAATATATTTTCCGAGCGGCAGATGGGAATTTATCAATAATAGTCTGGCGGTTATATCTATCAAAAACCAGAATTATATCAGCTTTGTCAACCATCTCTTGCGTGATAATGCTTGAACGATGTTCCGACATATCAGCCCCAAGTTCCAAGGCAATATCCACCGCTCTTTCATGACATCGCCGCTTATCCCGCGGAAAATAACCGGTAGAATTAATCATCACCGAATTGGGAAAAACAGTTTTAGCATAATAATGAGCAAAAGGGCTTCTATATATATTGCCGTAACACACAAATAAAACGCTTTTTGCTTTATATATCATGCGGCGAGCTTTATATGAACGATACCATCGCCATGGCATATAGTCTATCAATGCCGAGCGAATTATTTTTGCCGCAACGATGATTAACCGTCCCAGCTCACGCATGCCGGGCATCGGGTCATCGATGACCCAGGTATCGTTTCTTTCACGCAATGATAAAACATTAAATATCTCGGCAAATACTCGATAATTTGGCAGAGTATTTTTCGATGGGTCGGATTTATTTGCGGTGATGTTTTGCACTATCCATTCAAAATCCCTGATGGTGTTCCGGCAATATAGATTT
It encodes the following:
- a CDS encoding electron transfer flavoprotein subunit alpha/FixB family protein is translated as MAGGILAIAELKGTKIAPVAKQVIGTARKMADEKGLNVAVAVIGNNVGNLSDTLIKLGGDVVYVCDSPEVENFVDESYAKILAEIAAKESPKVILGGASFFGKELFPRLAALLNSGMAPDITGLEWDGDNILAARPTYGGKAILKVSPVGPGPQIATLRPKAFADALTDDNRSGNSEQFAYDAVKHGSRSKVLEKVVEGGQTVSLTDADVIVSGGRGLRDGDNFKLINELAESLGAAVGASRATVDADWIVYSHQVGQTGKTVNPKLYIACGISGAIQHLVGMQTSKVIVAINRDEEAPIFKVATYGIVGDLFEFVPALTEKIKSMK
- the larC gene encoding nickel pincer cofactor biosynthesis protein LarC, producing the protein MKIAYFDTICGAAGDMIIASMLNCGLDFERLKLELAKLPLDGYNLRKETTSRHHIAATRFIVEIEETHSHRRLKDIENIINDSSLKEKIKMQAVEIFRKLAKVEAKAHGETVDNVHFHEVGMVDAIIDVCGAVIGLDLLGIEKAYCSPLTVGHGIVNTQHGTMPVPAPAVSELIVGYPVVQVDISGEITTPTGAVLLTTLCTFAKPGQFMPQAIGYGAGTKDHKALPNFLRLFIGESQAELEGDEIALIETNLDRTPPEQIGYLMNNLFAAKALDVFITPIQMKKNRPGQMLSVLCCIEDEKKLAGIIFSSGATLGLRRKRVQRWKLPREKKTISTKYGEISVKLANYEGKALYFPEYESVAKTARQAMMNFDDVYFEILSQLRKES
- the larB gene encoding nickel pincer cofactor biosynthesis protein LarB, with amino-acid sequence MNPQIIKQILHDVKTGKISLDEALGKLKYLPFENLGFANIDHHRTLRTGMPEVIFAPGKTAVQIIKLVKGMKKTGIDVLITRTDLKIYKMVKDKYKSAIYNPDARIIHIPTRKKKTVSDDIILVISAGTSDIPVAEEAAITAEVMGNKVTRIFDVGVAGIHRLLAHKASLEKASVIIVVAGMEGALASVVGGLTDVPVIAVPTSIGYGASFNGISALLGMLNSCVPGVVVVNIDNGFGAACAANLIIKKKK
- the dusB gene encoding tRNA dihydrouridine synthase DusB; translation: MRLNFKIYKQVMLAPAAGVTDSITRRIARKWGADVCVTEMVSTEGLIRNGKKTKALMNFDETERPIGIQLFGSNPDHMAEAARLAADFNPDFIDLNFGCPARKVVSKNGGASLLMNLPKLEQIIKSVVTAVDLPVTIKYRSGWDDKNIAAIETAKIAEANGIAAVCLHPRTVKQRFAGTANWAYIQQVKEAVAIPVIGSGDIDSPEKAKLMLDQTGCDAVMICRASFGNPWIFKRAKHYIQTGELLPEPDVDTRIAVALEHLRLSVREYGTWHGLIRMRSKLSWYIKGLPQASRLRSKLVLLPSEKDVINLLESYKNYLKDKDYEPTDYKTDSA
- a CDS encoding FHA domain-containing protein, producing the protein MPEIIVKFQDKIIEKFITEKRRVTVGRTPDNDIALDNRGVSRRHAIIEFSDKQAIIMDNESLNGTFVNSRKITEEVLKDNDTITIGKYSLIYNHETSKDDNVFGMDGTMVLKTKHQKELLEKDKLAKQLTSDAGCSILMGEHGTEHDKYPLSPAIVTIGSSKLANIKAKGWFVSGVQAKVVQDGTDYWVVNLGRKGKTLVNGEIVDRYMLKNDDLVQIGKTLFRFIENRD
- a CDS encoding metallophosphoesterase family protein, which translates into the protein MRLAFFSDVHANLAALNAVILDFRAEKIDRIFFLGDAVGYGPNPNECVELIDEIAEIKLMGNHDYAALGLMKTDYFNQYAAESMSWTKDSISQKAIEILSDFEITSEVDNFMLVHASPKEPDQWHYILDMDDVVENFEYFKNQICLIGHTHRPYIVTRDEEGSCSISQKEQENICDNKRYLINIGSVGQPRDSDPRSCYLICDTEKKIVRLKRIAYNLNETQKQMSKAGLPEYLIERLAVGR
- a CDS encoding T9SS type A sorting domain-containing protein, giving the protein MKVILAALIIAVFICGSCFAAEFSNIAPMKSIKALTGQEPLPDGNAVPYQPGAILDSPGIIVGTTYYDYQTNGSTGNRVAICSDGSKYFNWMYMSDWPNLPRHVYHNWMDADGNLNPNAIDGQVNCDAGAGYTNLDIIYNSRGCFTYHSSGGTAPTYVTVSVDNQMPGMGLFEHYNPPDELFPQTQDSPGRCYWPYVCVDRSDNIHVVMTEYTDRRLSRMAYCNSTDDGTSWGTLQFVDTVMVTSSVIDASPVSDRVALAYSRTTDTTTQWRNDIYYVVSDDGTLWNFRYGRNNITNYADDDDSLFAYTDLDIIFDYNDNIHIVWTDQGCSLNYVYFRTNLKHWDEESGEIEEIMHHPDSLWTIENIEGVFNRPISKMNLGVSGSDSLFCTFTYFDTSDVSAGGFANGEIYLVYKYNGAWYGPQNLTNSPSNGCIPGECDSDHWSTLADVVDDSLHILYINDKDAGGIPQTEGTPTENPVMYLTCLKPYIPGIDEDDNHPMNFSLSQNYPNPFNSRTVINYSLLKPSQVQLAIYDIFGRHVETLVDESQPAGCYEAIWNADGAASGIYYYKIRTGGKSATKQMVLLK